A single Bufo bufo chromosome 6, aBufBuf1.1, whole genome shotgun sequence DNA region contains:
- the LOC121003637 gene encoding cytochrome c oxidase assembly protein COX11, mitochondrial isoform X1, producing the protein MSLWSLWRVGCRGTGWWGALREPARCCLRGSRGFKSQNHEQQDWRSRNKTVLTYVTATVVGMVGMSYAAVPLYRLYCQSSGLGGAAVAGHSSDQIEAMQPVKDRVIKVTFNADVHASLHWNFRPQQTEIYLVPGETALAFYKAKNSTDKPVIGISTYNVIPYEAGQYFNKIQCFCFEEQRLNPHEEVDMPVFFFIDPEFAEDPRMANVENIMLSYTFFEAKEGHKLPLPGYS; encoded by the exons atgtcactgtggagTCTGTGGAGGGTCGGCTGCCGGGGCACCGGCTGGTGGGGGGCGCTGCGGGAGCCGGCGAGATGTTGTCTCCGGGGGTCCCGGGGCTTCAAGAGCCAAAACCACGAGCAGCAAGACTGGAGAAGCCGCAACAAAACCGTGCTGACCTACGTGACCGCTACGGTCGTGGGAATGGTGGGCATGTCCTATGCGGCTGTGCCCCTGTACCGCCTGTACTGCCAG TCCTCAGGCCTCGGGGGAGCGGCCGTCGCTGGACACAGTTCAGACCAGATTGAGGCTATGCAGCCTGTGAAGGACCGGGTCATCAAAGTCACGTTCAACGCAGACGTACACGCCAGTCTACACTGGAACTTCAGGCCGCAGCAGACGGAAATCTAC TTGGTTCCAGGTGAAACCGCGTTAGCGTTTTACAAGGCGAAAAATTCGACCGACAAACCAGTGATAGGGATTTCTACTTACAACGTCATCCCCTATGAAGCGGGACAATACTTCAACAAAATCCAG TGCTTTTGCTTTGAAGAGCAGAGGCTGAACCCGCATGAAGAGGTGGATATGCCGGTGTTTTTCTTCATTGACCCAGAGTTTGCAGAAGACCCCAGAATGGCGAACGTGGAGAACATTATGTTGTCTTATACCTTCTTTGAAGCCAAGGAAGGCCACAAGTTACCGCTGCCCGGCTACAGCTGA
- the LOC121003637 gene encoding cytochrome c oxidase assembly protein COX11, mitochondrial isoform X2 produces the protein MSLWSLWRVGCRGTGWWGALREPARCCLRGSRGFKSQNHEQQDWRSRNKTVLTYVTATVVGMVGMSYAAVPLYRLYCQSSGLGGAAVAGHSSDQIEAMQPVKDRVIKVTFNADVHASLHWNFRPQQTEIYCFCFEEQRLNPHEEVDMPVFFFIDPEFAEDPRMANVENIMLSYTFFEAKEGHKLPLPGYS, from the exons atgtcactgtggagTCTGTGGAGGGTCGGCTGCCGGGGCACCGGCTGGTGGGGGGCGCTGCGGGAGCCGGCGAGATGTTGTCTCCGGGGGTCCCGGGGCTTCAAGAGCCAAAACCACGAGCAGCAAGACTGGAGAAGCCGCAACAAAACCGTGCTGACCTACGTGACCGCTACGGTCGTGGGAATGGTGGGCATGTCCTATGCGGCTGTGCCCCTGTACCGCCTGTACTGCCAG TCCTCAGGCCTCGGGGGAGCGGCCGTCGCTGGACACAGTTCAGACCAGATTGAGGCTATGCAGCCTGTGAAGGACCGGGTCATCAAAGTCACGTTCAACGCAGACGTACACGCCAGTCTACACTGGAACTTCAGGCCGCAGCAGACGGAAATCTAC TGCTTTTGCTTTGAAGAGCAGAGGCTGAACCCGCATGAAGAGGTGGATATGCCGGTGTTTTTCTTCATTGACCCAGAGTTTGCAGAAGACCCCAGAATGGCGAACGTGGAGAACATTATGTTGTCTTATACCTTCTTTGAAGCCAAGGAAGGCCACAAGTTACCGCTGCCCGGCTACAGCTGA